The Anabas testudineus chromosome 5, fAnaTes1.2, whole genome shotgun sequence region GAAGTGTGTGCTTTAGCTTTTATATTAGATTAATTTCGGTATCCTGTCCCTGATTTCTGCATTTCGACAGCATTACCTCCGTCCTCCTCCTCgccacccccccccaccttctCCCATTTTTGGATTTATGGCGATACCCTGTAATTAAGGGtatgtttgcttgtgtgtgtgtgtgtgtgtgtgttgggggggtcCACCTGGGGGTCTCCTTTGCTGCCATCTCCCGCCCCTACCAGTGTGTCACCCGAATGGCCACAACTGACTGGAAGAGGAGGGTGTGGAAGTGCTGCTTGCTGCCACATGAGAGAAAGTGCTTATATACAGTGTCTTTGGATTAAAACTGGTAAATATCGCCATAAAAAATTTCAAGAGTGTCTTTCGGGGGGTCGTGAGTCGAGCACTCTAAGCATCTGCCGGGGTCTTCTCTGTTCCATTTTTCAGTGCTTCATTGTCACCATTCTCATCCTCGATCACAACTGTGGATGACAGGGGAGAGAGTTaatgtggggtgggggggggggggggggggggtgctcaTCGTTGTGGCGTCTTGAAAATGCACAGACAGACTTGCTTTCAAAGCCAGAACCATTAGCTCTGTGTACATGCATGAGAGAGCAAGAGCATGCACGAGCAGCGAGGTAGCCATAAGCATGATCATGCTCGCCTCTGTGCGTGATGCCCATTTGGAGACGTGCATGTGCGAATGTGTGCGCGTCGTCTTTCTGGGCACCTACAGATTCAGACAGCAATTCTTACACGTCTCCCTGTTTTCCCCATGTTTAGCTATGTCGTGCCTGTAGACTGCTGCACATGCAACTGTGTGCCTGTGCACGTATGTGCCACCAAGCAGTGAGCCTTCAGTTTTCATGGACCATCTCATGGGGTTTTCATCAGCAGTGCGAGACacacaaaagcaacaacacagacagactgaatgTACAATGCACAAACACCAGAATGGTGATGACACAGTGCTTGAATCTCAATCATCCCCACCATTCGCTGGGGAGGGGACACGAAGCATAAGTCGGTCCAGCAGCATTAGAAGACATTTAACAGCACGCACTGCGCACCCAAGTTATGTTGCAATGCGAATAGAATATTTAAAAACCCATCCAACCCCACACGCAGACAAACAACAGAGTTTTCCTCTCATCCAACACTGTATGAAGACCATGTCAAGGCAACGGTGTTGCCTCCGGGGCTCCGCAAGGAGTCATCCTTAATTATGGTCTACTAGTAACCTATGTGCGCATTCAACACATCACAATACAAACGAAAACGCCTTAATTACATAATTACCCCGTTTGCTCCTGCCTATTTGTCCGAGTTTCGGCGGACGTTTGTTCTGTGAGCCACTGAAGAAGTTGTTGGTGTCTTGAAGACGACAGGTGAAGGAAAGGTGTCCCTCGTCGCCCTCATTTCCATAATGACTCATTTTCTCTTCGTTGAAAGGCAGCACTTCCGACATCTCCAATTGCGTCTTTATCACCAAGGCgcacaaactgaaatgtgtagCTCGCCGCCAAGCTTCAACTCGGTCGTCTTTAGCAAACAAAAGGGGGGAAAACTATGCAATCTGCTGACACGATCGAGCCCTTTCTGTTTACCCCGAAGACACGTGTCTGTCTCCGTAGGTGCGCAACAGAAATAACAGTAAATGTccaaaatgtcctcagttcCCACGCTCGTGGAGCTTCGGCAACATTATTCAAAATTTccagagttgtttttttcttttttgttttttttttctgtgcgtATTGCTTTGGAAATGGAGGCGCGCGTACAATGGAGCCGCGGTGCGCCCGCTGGTTTCGAGCGGCTGAACCCGTCGCACGGAAAATCTGAGGGAGAAATGCAAATTGAGGAGCGATGCAAAACACGGATCCCGGGGAGACCTGCCGTGGGAGCTGTACGGGGGGTTTTCTGGTGCAGCCCAGAGAAGCTTCCAATCGGAGTCGTACCGCTTGCTCCACTCTCCGGGATCTGGATGCAATCAAACAAATGGCGATTTTATAATCAAAGATGGCTCGTGAGTGTGAGCCAATTCAGAGCTCTGGAAAACGTCGATTACGCGCCACCGCTCGACGAGTTGGAGGAGATCTCAGATCCTTCAACCTGTTTCGCAGTTTTACTAATCttactatttattttacaataaggTGGATTGAACAACCCTTGTATCCACCGAGCCAGACCTCACCAGAGGATGGCGGTATTTTTTAGACTGGGTTGTGACTTTTGGCCCCATATGGCGCAATTCCAGTTCAATCCCGAGGACCTGCGCTGTTTTCACTTGATCTCACCACAGTTACTAGACCTGCTGGAAAGGTCACACCTGGCATCAGTGAACTGCGCCAGGAAACTATCTGCATACAGAATTTCCCgatttaaacacacaacatgtgtttttcagtttagaCATCGTGCTTTGAGGAGGTTCAgattttttagattttagtaAATTAATCACTGAACCTAGCAGAACATTAAGTTGATGCAACAACAGCCCATTCAACCCCAGTATTCCTCAAATAGtcaatacattttcattgaTAAGATGATGCTGCACAACAGGTTTAGGCCCATTGATAGACATAATGTGTTCAAACCTTATTCTGTTTGAGAAGattttgatttaatattatCACACAAGGTGCATTTTGACACTATTAACAActggttttctttgtctttgcattAGAACAATTCATCAATTCGTTTTCCATCCACTGCAAATCTGTCCTCAGCAATCTAAATGGATGGATGTACAAAAATGACTATCAGTTTTAATCAACtttaagtgattttatttttgtgattttatttttgtgattttagttttgttttggtaAGCGACACTTAATTTTGCCCTCCACTTTAAGTATTTATATATTCTGGTAAGGGGTCCTAATCTGACATCACATTTAAACTGTTGCATTTCCGCTCTTCCAGGACGATCTCATTTTGAAAATCTCTTTTGGCCTCACCCCTAATTTGACTTTATAGACTGTTTTTAATTATCAATCAACATTACAAAATTGCAAAATTTAAAGTAACCTACTAAACGATATattcaacacacactgtattcACTTTATATCAAATctgttatttttgtatgttttgcagCGTCAGCcaacaaagtgtttttcttttttgttttttactcctTGTCTGCACCACAGGTGTCTTGTTTcccttcatgttttgtttgaaaGCACATGCAACAAACTGACTGACTGCCAGATACATTACAGTTGTGATAGTAAAAGTCCTAACTACTATTACAGGttgcagcagcatcaacagcacaactctaataataatatttactatatttgtaatgtaattatacatattttaattagcATTTCTTTATGACTATTTGGAGTTACAAATAGCACagatttgttgttattttatatcaCATTACATTACGTTGCATATTTGACTTTTCTACCAATGAACAGACGctgtaattatttataatacaaAGTTGTTTAATCTCctaaatacatatttttcaaatgtgcctcctttctttaattttgtgaCACAGTCTGGCACCCACACTAAAATATTTCTAGACCATGAGCAGAGGAAGCTGTTTACTTATCCAGAGCTTTGGTACAGATGCTGCTGGTTACTGGTTACAGGGTGAAGCCTGACGTCCATTCACCTGTCTGTCATGTTGTTTGTCCTGATAGGCAAAGTTCAGAggttagtttttcttctttgtctaaTTTTTGTCATGTCTTACTGTCAAACTGACAGATTTATTACAGCACAGGAGAGGTTTAAAGAGTAGGACATTACAGACAATGAAGCAAAAGGTGATATCCG contains the following coding sequences:
- the si:dkey-33m11.6 gene encoding calcium/calmodulin-dependent protein kinase II inhibitor 2, giving the protein MSEVLPFNEEKMSHYGNEGDEGHLSFTCRLQDTNNFFSGSQNKRPPKLGQIGRSKRVVIEDENGDNEALKNGTEKTPADA